Sequence from the Triplophysa rosa linkage group LG22, Trosa_1v2, whole genome shotgun sequence genome:
GGTCTTCTTGGAGGGTACGGCCGAATCCACCAGATTGTCCTGTCAGGTGAGGACCTCCTACCTTCCACGGGAGATCCAGTGGGGTTAAGGCTTCCTGCCCGTCATTTCTCGCACCAAAAGTGGAAAGTATCGCGTCGACCTGTCCAACTTCTCCAAAACGGAGCCGGCGGATACGCCACACTGCGCTTCTTGTTTCCAAAATGAACATAATAAGGAACTCATCCTCCATCAGCACACACATGAAGGCATTGATAATCTGGGATTTTATGTTATTGACCTTCAAGATTGTGGTGAGAAAGGGGACTGAGCAAGACTTGTGTCGGTTAAACATCCCTGCAGCGTGTCACATTAAATCATTCTGATCTGTGAAAGTTAGACATTTGAAGAAAAGGCAACAACTTGATATTCCACTCAAATGTGTTCATACgacaaataatctggatttgggtaaatttgatgagaaatgtttgagtttattttgagatcttcaataatactGACTTTTTAGTGCAgatttggcaaatctgagctcagtttgtgacattgttgagatgtcttttgaaactctaatggagacatttgtaaaAATTCTTGGTATTTTtgtcaggagaaatatctgaggtGACTTAAAAGCAAACGTTTCCAATTGCTCTCATTTTGTCTCATTCATGTATCAGATAAATGATTGAGaagagatattaaagagatctcatctatAATTTTTCTTTCTTGTGGTTGAAGTTAGGAAAGGCTTACTATCTCAGAAAATGTTGTTAAAAACGCCAAATGGGTCTAATGTGACTTCCGATTCCTGCTCATGTGAAATGTCTGGTAATATCAGAGACTCAATGCATTTATATTACATAGcctgtttaaaggggtcatatggcgcgaacacgtgtttttctgtgtcattggtgtgttataagttgcccatgcatgtattagacacgtaaatttgcaaaaattaaagtgtcagaacaaaagatgcattctatctaaaagcgaatgctcacccagacctgcctgaaacgcctcgtgtaaccacacccccacaaatctatgtcagttcgtggtatgatttgactaagaccacccaaatgtatacgcaagtaaggtgggcgtacctgtcagtacaattgctttggaacctgatgttccaaatatggtaagaggcgttacatttccgtcacacgcttgcagtattcgaccaatcactatgcactggttaactggccaatcatagcacacctcgcttttcagagcgttgagcttcgtaaaaaatctgcgGGTTttagagaggcggagcaaagaggagatacaaacatgcacggtatgtggaaaatacagcgtttttgaaccttaaatcgtgtatacacattgcattacaactaaaacaaacgataatattcattttagccgtgtcatatgacccctttaaagttctACCTATCTTTTTATTCTGTTTCATAAAACACTTAAATCATTGGAGAACAGTTTTGAAAACGTCATTAGTGTAAATTATTTAAGTGCTCTTTGATTGCAGCCTGCTGAGTGCACATAGGAGGATTAGAATGGAAGCCAAATTAGATTAGAGTGAAGCATAACAGTATGTAGACTCCCTTATCTATTGTTTTACTAAATTATGCATTTGATAACAAAATTTGTATTAAGAGACTTTCTAAAATGTCATGAGATTTTTTTGCTAATTACATCGTAAACATTTCAATGTGACGATTAAAAGGATTGACCTATAGAAGCACTACCAAATGGCTTTTAGTGGGCCGTGACATTTTAAAGAGGCAGAAAGCCACCAACTAGAAAGCTTTGAGTCTACATGTCAGTTATTTAAATCTTTATTTACCAGTGAATCATTTTAGAAGGTTCTCAGATTTTACAAATATATGGTTTTaggaatatattttatttaaaaatatatagtatcAGTTTTAGATGACAAGGTGGCAAAACACTACCCAATTttgtctgtatttaatttaatctaTGTCATATTTTTTACCCAAACTTTCTACCTTGTTTGGTTAGCAAGATATGTGTGTCAATTAACCTCACATTTACAGGAAGGAAAcgtaaaaaaaaggtttaaggTTGCTGTCTGGTGTACTATTTGTTTGGTTTTGGCATTGTTTTTATCCTGTTACCCATGAGCCTATCAAGATATGACACGTATCGAGAAATTGTAATTAAGCTGTCAtgcttttcaaaataacattgaAGTAAAGGTTTTATACTAAAAAGgaatcttttttatttgtttgtaaagAAGATACAAAATACCAAGTAAACAACAAGAAAATCTTAATAACATTCCAAGAAGTCCAAatagcagcataacaaaaataaacaaaataaacataaatgagAAAAATTATCACAAAAagagatacaaaaaataaaaaataaatacaatacagtACGGGGGCTTAATCACCATAAAATACCTTCAAAAGATTACATAGTTTGAGGGCTTTTTTTATGATGCATGAGTTTTAAAGATTTGAAGAAGATCATTAAATCTTtctgaaaaggtaagaaagtgGGGGGTTATTAAAGAATCTCCATTTATGAATAAAGTAGACTAATTGGCCAAAGTCACAAAATTTGACATCACAATTCCGACAGGTATTATCCGACAAGTGAGGTATTACATATTTCAAAATTAACCAAGCATAGAGTATTTTTTTGAGAATTTGCATAAATTTACATTTGCAGatgcaaagcgacttacagtgcattatactgtacatttatttctatttatgtgcaatccctgagatcgaacccatgacctacAGGAAAgctcagaaataaataaataaataaaatgttccaATGACTCTATGTCTGCTTCACAAAAGATGAACTCATTACAATCCTTATTTAAATCTATGTCTAAGGAACTCATTACATGGATAAATATCGTTAATAATTTTAAACTGAACTTCTTTTACCTATATGTAGAAGTGGAAAAGAGAGAAATATTGTTCTAATTTAACAAGATTCACTTAATCTCAAGAGATCTCTTCTTTACTTTAAAAGGGAACGTCTGTgtatttactcattttaaacCCTTATTTTAACAGCTCTGCTCTGTAAAATGAACACCAGAGATGATtagccatgttttatggtcatgtgacccgtatgctctttgacctatgacgtattaacaacaacctacacgtgagaattgataaaaaaataatttagtcccgagaaattaatttattggcaattacattaaaaacggacgtccgccttaaagttctccgctatatttatttgatttacttttgaaatttgaccgttgctcagctcccgtggcatcatgggatagagaagtgtccatccgatccacactcacgaatctcggcggaagtagtagaccatacgggtatttctcgcctactgatttttgcatactgaggtttccgacacactattcatgactcatactcattttcgcctactatatagtacggaagtaggcgatttcggacgcagccattGTTCACACACTAGCCCTGCTCTACCAACAGTTACAGTTCAACCAGTTGTGCCAGACAGCTCAACTTATTATCATAattataagcttaccgttgCGATTCAGCCTAACTGTTGAACACGGACTTCTTGTGTACTGTCTgattttcatttacaaaaaaagaatattGGAAAACATTAATAATATTAGTAACTCGTTGTAAGTGATTATCCTACAACGGAATGAATCCCACCACAGAAATATCATGTTGACACGTTTAACCTTCGTGCACCGCACCCTCTAGTGCCCCCATATGGCTTGGCAATATCAACACACTCATTTATTTCACGCGCTCTGCGAGAGTAAACCACTTTTCAGACAGCAAATGCTCGTGGCATCAACAAAACCTTTCACCCCAAATGACAGAGATTTTGGTAAAGACAAAGTCCTCTTGTGTTTGATCACAGATGTTCTGAGACTCGCGGAGCGTGATAAAGCTCGACTGCTTGCTTTTACAAATGAACTGTCTCTCTGAAAGAGCGCGTGAGACCGGGCTCAGGATTTAAGCTTAATTTTCTCCGCTTTGAATGATAATTGGGCAAAAAACCTTGATGTCCTCTATAGAAGACTTGTAGTGTTAATGATGTCTTGCGGTGTAATTTCCGTGATCGGTCCAAGATGAATCGCTACTTTGTTAATGCACGTTCAGATGTTTGACAGCTCTCGTTCTGAACAGGCCGTGGGATTCATGTAGGCCTACATCATGGGGGTGGAACCGGAGCTGGAAGGTTTTGTGGGTTTGAAATCTTTATCATTGTCATTCCACCCGCTTGTTGATTCGAAGACCTCTAGAAAATGCTTTCATATATTCGTCTAAATGAGCACAAACATTCTTAGACTTCAGGATGCCTTCGTATTAGGTAacatatttttaagtatttctttgtttgttacCTTCTTctaaatatgcattttattaagaaaatcCCATTTTGCACAAAGTTTTTGCTGATGCATAAACGAAAACCCCACTCAATTTTTAAAAAGGGTTttaattcataaataaataagcgtGCATATGCAAACAGATCGTGTGTGATTTATATTGTGCGAACAGAAATAGCTGCGGCATAGTATCGGTTCAAATAATTTGGCAGGAGAAGTTTGGCGTCGAGATTTCGTTCTAGAAAACGGAGCAGTTCTGCTTGTCTGTCTGTCGGCATTTCAGCAGTTTGAGGAACGTTTCCATCTTGTGAGCGTCTTTCCTGAAGCAGTAGAGCACACTGTAGTCTCTCCTCACGGACTCAAAGATGTCAGGAGAGACCAAGAGATCAGCCGTTTTTTCGGGGCTATCCAACAGCAAACCACCTTCACCCAGTatctgacagagagagagagagagagagagagagagagagggagaattACTTGAATAGTGAAGTGAGTACAGTTCTACTCAAGTGTTTCAATTATGATCAACTTCATGAATGCTGATGCTGTTTAAACATTCAGTCTCACCTGCTTAATAAGAATTAGTACACCCTGCTCTAGACTCATGAGTTTGATGTACAGCCATTTGGTCCTGATGAGCAGAACACTTGGGGCATTGTCGTAGCTTTCCAGAGACACCTGTAGATCCGCCAGTGGATCGATCCAAGACTGAATCAGAATCAATACAGAGTGTAGAAGCCATTTGTCCTGGAGGGAGAAAAatcatatttgtatttttgcagTACTCTGATCGTACACCCAGAAATGGAAGTTTGGTCATCACCTACCCTCACGTCAAACCAGAATCATTTTTAATGAGCAATTACTTTGCTGTCTTCCAAATATAACGTAAATGAGAACTAGTAGTCCATGTGACTTTTGCACTTTCATCCAAGTCTTGTAAACTAAACACATGCCGTAACTTAGTTTGGGATTGATATTTTAAGGTGTGGACAACATTCA
This genomic interval carries:
- the smtlb gene encoding somatolactin beta isoform X2; protein product: MKHTTVLQVCVGFVLCSLQAMIVPALDCSGQGLEGASCTISVEKLLDRAVQHAELIYRISEESKMMFEEMFIPLSVMNPHVYGGTMCAPRTVAVPATKSEIQKISDKWLLHSVLILIQSWIDPLADLQVSLESYDNAPSVLLIRTKWLYIKLMSLEQGVLILIKQILGEGGLLLDSPEKTADLLVSPDIFESVRRDYSVLYCFRKDAHKMETFLKLLKCRQTDKQNCSVF
- the smtlb gene encoding somatolactin beta isoform X1 — encoded protein: MIVMIFFSLSLLRSEVLQVCVGFVLCSLQAMIVPALDCSGQGLEGASCTISVEKLLDRAVQHAELIYRISEESKMMFEEMFIPLSVMNPHVYGGTMCAPRTVAVPATKSEIQKISDKWLLHSVLILIQSWIDPLADLQVSLESYDNAPSVLLIRTKWLYIKLMSLEQGVLILIKQILGEGGLLLDSPEKTADLLVSPDIFESVRRDYSVLYCFRKDAHKMETFLKLLKCRQTDKQNCSVF